The following coding sequences lie in one Amblyraja radiata isolate CabotCenter1 chromosome 20, sAmbRad1.1.pri, whole genome shotgun sequence genomic window:
- the traf6 gene encoding TNF receptor-associated factor 6 isoform X1, whose translation MVDSVSNCDSLLQSPCCSVNSSMKDDCSNHGQYSQAAFEELQGYDVEFDPPLENKYECPICLMALREAVQTPCGHRFCRVCIVKSIRDAGHKCPVDNEMLMEVQLFPDNFAKREILSLTVKCSNKGCYQKMELRHLEDHQVHCEYTFVNCPQCESVLWRKELQEHIGSDCPKRPVACENCAMLMPYQEKKGHDQSCPLANVTCEYCNMELIREQMPNHYNLDCPKAPVPCTFSTFGCPEKMQRNDLAMHLQDYTQAHMRMMAQTLRSVSTGMTSQMSCIDTLNSEVDFQPALVQSAHSHMQPFPPPPPTPLVSCDCSPLVQNLRETVEQLEGRLVRQDHQIRELAAKMETQSNQMGELKRSARMLEERLGELEAQQCQGIYIWRVEKFSGHLLAQAEDQPVVLHSPGFYTGKPGYKLCLRLHLQTRSAQRYSNYISLFVHTMQGEYDSYLPWPLQGTIRLSILDQSEGPIKQNHEEVMESKPELQAFQRPAQPRNPKGFGYVTFLHLNALSQHTYLKDDVLLVRCEVVTRVDQTWARKDDFQPRSAEGGL comes from the exons atggtggactctGTCAGCAACTGCGATTCGCTGTTACAGAGCCCGTGCTGCTCTGTGAACAGCAGCATGAAGGATGACTGCAGCAACCACGGCCAGTACTCCCAGGCTGCATTTGAGGAGTTGCAAGGCTATGATGTAGAGTTTGACCCGCCTTTGGAAAACAAATATGAGTGTCCAATCTGTCTGATGGCATTAAGGGAGGCCGTTCAAACACCCTGTGGACACAGGTTCTGCCGAGTCTGCATTGTGAAATCTATTAG GGATGCTGGACATAAGTGTCCGGTCGACAATGAGATGTTGATGGAAGTCCAGCTCTTCCCAGATAATTTTGCAAAACGGGAAATTCTTTCTCTGACAGTCAAATGTTCTAACAAGGGCTGTTACCAGAAAATGGAACTACGACATTTGGAG GATCACCAGGTGCATTGTGAGTACACCTTTGTCAACTGCCCGCAATGTGAGTCCGTGctctggagaaaggaactgcaggagcaCATAGGTTCAGACTGTCCGAAGAGGCCTGTTGCTTGCGAGAATTGTGCCATGCTGATGCCCTATCAGGAGAAAAAG GGTCATGATCAAAGTTGCCCACTGGCCAATGTCACATGTGAATACTGCAACATGGAGCTCATCAGAGAACAG atgccaAACCATTACAACCTGGACTGTCCAAAAGCCCCCGTTCCCTGCACATTCAGTACTTTTGGTTGCCCAGAAAAG ATGCAGAGGAACGACCTGGCGATGCACCTGCAGGATTACACGCAGGCCCACATGCGGATGATGGCCCAGACTCTGCGCAGCGTAAGCACGGGAATGACTTCGCAGATGTCTTGCATCGACACGCTGAACTCTGAGGTTGACTTCCAGCCGGCCCTGGTGCAGTCCGCGCACTCCCACATGCAGCCTTTCCCCCCGCCTCCCCCAACGCCCCTGGTGTCCTGTGACTGCTCACCCCTGGTTCAGAACCTGAGGGAGACTGTCGAGCAGCTGGAGGGACGCCTGGTCCGCCAAGACCACCAGATCCGAGAGCTGGCGGCCAAGATGGAGACGCAGAGCAACCAGATGGGGGAGTTGAAGCGCAGCGCCCGCATGTTGGAGGAGCGCCTGGGTGAGTTGGAGGCTCAGCAGTGCCAAGGGATTTATATCTGGAGGGTGGAAAAGTTCAGTGGCCACCTGCTGGCGCAGGCAGAGGACCAGCCCGTGGTGCTCCACAGCCCTGGGTTCTACACGGGCAAGCCGGGCTACAAGCTCTGCCTCCGCCTGCATCTGCAGACACGCAGTGCTCAGCGTTACTCCAATTACATCTCGCTCTTTGTGCACACCATGCAGGGCGAATATGACAGCTACCTGCCCTGGCCTTTACAGGGCACCATCCGCCTCTCCATCCTCGACCAGTCTGAGGGCCCCATCAAGCAGAACCATGAGGAGGTCATGGAGAGCAAGCCTGAGTTGCAGGCGTTTCAGCGGCCCGCCCAGCCGCGCAACCCCAAAGGCTTTGGCTACGTCACCTTCCTGCACCTCAATGCCCTCAGTCAGCACACATACTTGAAGGACGACGTGCTGCTTGTCCGCTGCGAGGTGGTGACCCGGGTGGACCAGACCTGGGCAAGGAAGGATGACTTCCAGCCTCGCTCGGCAGAAGGTGGCCTGTGA
- the traf6 gene encoding TNF receptor-associated factor 6 isoform X2, with the protein MVDSVSNCDSLLQSPCCSVNSSMKDDCSNHGQYSQAAFEELQGYDVEFDPPLENKYECPICLMALREAVQTPCGHRFCRVCIVKSIRDAGHKCPVDNEMLMEVQLFPDNFAKREILSLTVKCSNKGCYQKMELRHLEDHQVHCEYTFVNCPQCESVLWRKELQEHIGSDCPKRPVACENCAMLMPYQEKKGHDQSCPLANVTCEYCNMELIREQMPNHYNLDCPKAPVPCTFSTFGCPEKMQRNDLAMHLQDYTQAHMRMMAQTLRSVSTGMTSQMSCIDTLNSEVDFQPALVQSAHSHMQPFPPPPPTPLVSCDCSPLVQNLRETVEQLEGRLVRQDHQIRELAAKMETQSNQMGELKRSARMLEERLGRI; encoded by the exons atggtggactctGTCAGCAACTGCGATTCGCTGTTACAGAGCCCGTGCTGCTCTGTGAACAGCAGCATGAAGGATGACTGCAGCAACCACGGCCAGTACTCCCAGGCTGCATTTGAGGAGTTGCAAGGCTATGATGTAGAGTTTGACCCGCCTTTGGAAAACAAATATGAGTGTCCAATCTGTCTGATGGCATTAAGGGAGGCCGTTCAAACACCCTGTGGACACAGGTTCTGCCGAGTCTGCATTGTGAAATCTATTAG GGATGCTGGACATAAGTGTCCGGTCGACAATGAGATGTTGATGGAAGTCCAGCTCTTCCCAGATAATTTTGCAAAACGGGAAATTCTTTCTCTGACAGTCAAATGTTCTAACAAGGGCTGTTACCAGAAAATGGAACTACGACATTTGGAG GATCACCAGGTGCATTGTGAGTACACCTTTGTCAACTGCCCGCAATGTGAGTCCGTGctctggagaaaggaactgcaggagcaCATAGGTTCAGACTGTCCGAAGAGGCCTGTTGCTTGCGAGAATTGTGCCATGCTGATGCCCTATCAGGAGAAAAAG GGTCATGATCAAAGTTGCCCACTGGCCAATGTCACATGTGAATACTGCAACATGGAGCTCATCAGAGAACAG atgccaAACCATTACAACCTGGACTGTCCAAAAGCCCCCGTTCCCTGCACATTCAGTACTTTTGGTTGCCCAGAAAAG ATGCAGAGGAACGACCTGGCGATGCACCTGCAGGATTACACGCAGGCCCACATGCGGATGATGGCCCAGACTCTGCGCAGCGTAAGCACGGGAATGACTTCGCAGATGTCTTGCATCGACACGCTGAACTCTGAGGTTGACTTCCAGCCGGCCCTGGTGCAGTCCGCGCACTCCCACATGCAGCCTTTCCCCCCGCCTCCCCCAACGCCCCTGGTGTCCTGTGACTGCTCACCCCTGGTTCAGAACCTGAGGGAGACTGTCGAGCAGCTGGAGGGACGCCTGGTCCGCCAAGACCACCAGATCCGAGAGCTGGCGGCCAAGATGGAGACGCAGAGCAACCAGATGGGGGAGTTGAAGCGCAGCGCCCGCATGTTGGAGGAGCGCCTGG GGCGAATATGA